The Lolium perenne isolate Kyuss_39 chromosome 6, Kyuss_2.0, whole genome shotgun sequence genome segment ATCTGACCCCGTGACAAACAGGCAAACTGGATTAGGTAATCTCGTTTGATTTACGAGGAGTAATCCAAGAACGAGGATAACTAGCACCGACCGTAATCGGAACAGGCAAAAAAGCTCCAGGTGGCAGGCTGGCAGCTTAACTAGTGCAAACTAGGGCAGCTCAAAATCAGATGCTAGATTTCTAACTTTTGGCGTTTCGACTGCGACTGCTTCATCCAATCGATGCAATCATCCACGGTTCCGTTTGGATGCGCAAGCTGCCACCTGAACACACGTTTTTTCTGCAACAAGGGATGTGTTAACATATTTTGGGCACAATTGATCATGTGAGCACTTACAAGGGAGCTAGGGTGCATACCCATTCTCCAATCTCTGGACCTTTTGGCCGCTGCATGGCTGCCATTATGGTTTCACCTTTGAGCAATGGCTTCCAATTCCACACCTCATCGAGACCTGAACTTAACATGTTATCTCTACATTTGCGGTGACGGGAAAAGTGTAAACCATCATTAATTTACTTTACCTAGATCAGTTATGAAATGCTCAACTTCCATGTACTTCTCTTTCAACCGATCCTGCTGGCTGAGGGCATTTTCAGCTTCTGGATAGTAGTAGAGAATGGATATAGCAAGTGCCACCCGCCAAAAGTCCTTTATTTCAGAAAGTATGACTCCTGAATGCCAAATGTTATGGTCCAAAATACAACTAAAAGGAATAATCTTAGGACTTTGAGATTGGATGCAAATTACTACAAGAGCATGCCTACATGCATCAGACCAGGGCACAAGATAACGGTGGTAAAAACTAGCATGCTGACACTGACCTGCATAAACACGATTCAATGTGTCCGTTGGTAACTCAAGATATACATCTTCCAACTCCTCCTTGAGAGTTCCTGAAGCGACATTTGATTCAAAGAGGAGaagaaattcagcaaactttccgCTGGCAGCATGTATGTCGACAACCTTTAAGCACACAAGAAAGTTAATTTGTTACCACAGTGCACAAGACTGGGAGTCACAAGAGCAAATGTTGCTCAGGGCAACTCAACACAACATACCGATTTAGCAAGACATGCTGGCAGCTTTAATGACTCCTTAACAATATACCTAGTGACCTCAATCTGCAGATGAGACAACAGAAGCAAAAGACTTAAAGACAGTAGCAGATGGATACCATTCAAAACGCACTACAAGGGGCTCTGAGCAGCAGTAGGGTCAGGCTTCAAATGTTGCAATCCCTGTTCACTTCTAGAGACAAGCAGCAATGAGCCATTATGGGGAACCACAAGATGGGCACAAGAGAGAAATCGTAGACTCAAATATTACTCTAATACCCCTGACCATTATACCATTAACATTGCCTACTTTGGGACTTATTTGCAAACGGAGATCGTAAAAAGCAAGGGGACCTATTTCTACATTTCTTGGAGCTGTTAAGACTTTACTTAACCTACGTAGGCTTATCTAAACCCAAGAATAACTGTCTTCCTAGACAGCTACTGTTCTCACTTAATCTAGGTAGATTATAAGCATATAATGTTCAGTTAACTGAAAACTAATGGCCATGTCACACCAAGCCTGCCTTGCCTCTCCAGTCAGCACAGTAATACAGTAATAAACAGAACGGCTTACATGTATTGCTCCTAAGTAAACAGTTTTAGTGAAACTAAGATGACACAAAAAATTGCCTGTTcaatttatcaaaaaaaaaatttgcctGTTCAAATAGATTAAAACCTTGGATTTACACAAGATTGGATGATGCATAACTTAGACGTTACCTTCTTAGATTTCTCGTCCAAGTAGAACATCTTTCGGAGAGGAAAAAAGAGTGCACTATAGAGGTAAAGTTGTCGCTGTTCATCCTAAACACCGTAAAAGATATTTATGTTAGGGAAGGCAAGAGAGAACATATTACAGTCAAACAATTATGTTTTGCCATAATAGCATCGAATCCACAAAAGAGGTAAGAGGAAATTGGGGTAGAAGTTATTATCGCACCAGAGATGCTCTGAATATTAGTAAACAATAATACTGATAAATCATGGACAAGAAAAGACATTGGTACCATTAAGAGCTTTATTTTCGATTTACATATTTCTATATAAATGGCTTAAGTAGTTCACCAGTGAAGCGTTGTCAAGCTCTTACTATGAAGCATTTTAAATAGAAGTAAGAACATATGGAAATCATCTAAGTAAAAACAAAACAGACCAGCAAGGGATGAGAAACGCCATTGTGCAAAGAAATTGCAAAGTTCCAAGCCGCTTCAATGTGTGAAACACAACACCTGCATATACCAGTACAAAATAATAGATGTAACTGAAGTGAACCATGGGTAATAATGGAAATAAGGAGGTATAACTGCACATTGGTATTTTTCTACTATTCCGAATTCCTACAAGTACCCTAATTGGAAATAAAACTGTGTACAATCAGTTGGatctgaaacacaaaataagtagaTGTCAGAACAAAGACACACCGATcatagttgtcaaaatttggagggTTGGATTTTTCAGGGAAAGCAAATGCAACATAAAATAGCCCCAAATCACAGATGTAAGACATTGCTTCAACTGGGCGTCTGCCTGACATCATATGATTAATCTGCACAAAAAAGCATTATCACTAGGGTTGTTTTCCAAGTTCATCAACAATGATAAAGCATTGTTACAAAAAAACAGGAAACAATTAATGAAAGAGATGTCGTCAGATGATAAGTAGTGTAGGCATCAAACCTCCTCGCCAACACGTTCTCTGCTAATCTTGCAGCAAAGTTCCAACTTCACCTTTTCGTCCGAAGCAGCTTCTTTCAACTCATCGGACAATGTAAAGTTGAATCTAGTAGCTGCGAAAGATAACGATGAGCCAATGCAAGAAAAAAAAACATGATGATTCaattctaaattttggaatgtcaGATTACATAACTGTGTGTATTTATAGTCCGTGTAATATATGGGTTCTATAAGGGGTTTAGAATATATTTCCATGCCTTTTACGTGTACATATACTAGCCATTGCCCCCAAGAAATACAAGTATCATGCTTCCCTGCCTAGTACATGTATGTTAAGATCAACTAGGAGATGTTTAAACTTACCAAATCGAATTGCTCGAAGAACTCTAAGTGGGTCATCCAAGAAGGTAGCTTTGGGATCTAAAGGAGTAACAATAAGGCCCTTCTTGAGGTCGTCAATACCTTCACAATGCAAAGCAGCTTGAATATTACATGATGGTCCCATAAATTTAGAGTAAAATGCATAGCAAGTAGGGTGTATCATACATGTCCATGAACTTTAAAAATGTGGTTTGGGGTACTCAAACTTGTTAAGTTGACTGTAGGTGAGTCAACATGCCAAACAACACCGAGATAGATGAAGGTTTGGACTAGCACTAAATAACTTAATAAGTTGAAGAATCGACAGCGCACTTTCAAATTTGATGGACATGAGCTGACAGGTTGTATGACGGCACGCACATGAATTTGGTATCTCGTGCCACAGAAGTAGTACAAACTCACCTCTTCGAGTAAAGTCTTCCACACAGTTATCATTGATGTTGTAGAATAAACTGCCAAAATTGTTTTGAAAAGATAAATATGCAGGGATTCTAAGGAATAGGCTTCTTGAAGTCAAATTTATATCAACGTTGTAATGATGAAAGAAAATCTTTCAGATATAACACAAACACATCATTAATGGGGTATCAAGGTATTACCTATTAATTGTTAGGTCCCTACGGTATGCATCTTGTTCAGCAGTGCCACTCTTCTGCAAGTGATAATCAGGTTGTAAAATATCTATCAGTAATAAAAAATACTCAGATATATATGTATAGTGCGCACTGAGGCCAATAAGATAAGTACACACCATGGTAGGAATACGGGTGCTTTCAACGTACGTTTCAGACCTCAAGTTAACAAAGTCAATGTCTCTGCCCAACACAGACATCTTAACAGTTTCCAA includes the following:
- the LOC127308907 gene encoding tRNA nucleotidyltransferase cca2 gives rise to the protein MMDSGDLISPFNGYASLPLSPGEEAQTIRLGDGGGGACATVPTDCENPIAPSTSYERNEGKQARLRLPMDAPNKAQGDLPIGPSAAHRDANNSWRCSKRVLRVVRGGGAGNSGNSAMRADSLEQLQRGAEVVETVVIELTEEEEKIFQRLLDVVRHFDLCTTLRVAGGWVRDKLLGEQPADIDIALDNNMTGLEFSVKYTEFLVEKKLTVGEKQQEKGKKLEGGTNVIRCNPDRSKHLETVKMSVLGRDIDFVNLRSETYVESTRIPTMKSGTAEQDAYRRDLTINSLFYNINDNCVEDFTRRGIDDLKKGLIVTPLDPKATFLDDPLRVLRAIRFATRFNFTLSDELKEAASDEKVKLELCCKISRERVGEEINHMMSGRRPVEAMSYICDLGLFYVAFAFPEKSNPPNFDNYDRCCVSHIEAAWNFAISLHNGVSHPLLDEQRQLYLYSALFFPLRKMFYLDEKSKKIEVTRYIVKESLKLPACLAKSVVDIHAASGKFAEFLLLFESNVASGTLKEELEDVYLELPTDTLNRVYAGVILSEIKDFWRVALAISILYYYPEAENALSQQDRLKEKYMEVEHFITDLGLDEVWNWKPLLKGETIMAAMQRPKGPEIGEWKKRVFRWQLAHPNGTVDDCIDWMKQSQSKRQKLEI